ATTGTTGACATAAAGAAACAGATTGTACCAATCAGAGTTTTCAATCCTCATCCAGATCCTGTTGTGATGAAAGGGGGATTTACAACAGGCATTATTAGGATTTTAGATAAGTCACAAGCACAGACACTCAATTCTGAGCACAGTTTTGAGAGTGATGCAAGGGTTCCTGAATCTTTGAGAGACTTGTGGAGGAGAAGTTGTACTGAACTGACAGAATCACAGAGCAAGGATGTGGCAGTTCTTCTCAAACAGTACAGAGATGTCTTTGCAGCTGACTCCAAGGAACTTGGAAAGACAAATATTGTAAGACACAGTATCAACACAGGGGATGCCTCACCAGTAAGACAGCATTATCGCCGCTTGCCAATAGTACAGCAAGAAGCTGCAGATTCTATGATTCAAGACATGTTGGAGCGACAAGTTATCGAGCCATCATCTAGTCCCTGGGCTTCACCAATTGTTTTAGCAAGGAAGGGCTCAGACGAATGGAGGTTCTGCTGTGATTATCGCCGTTTGAATGATCGGACCATTAAAGACGCCCATCCGATTCCGAGAATAGATGATACGCTGGATGCGCTGCATGGTTCTCAGTTTTATGCAACTATGGACATTGCTAGCGGATTTTGGCAAGTAGAGCTAGACGAGGAGGCGAAGCGAAAATCTGCATTTTGTACAAGGAGTGGTCTGTTTCAGTGGCGGGTAATGCCATTTGGACTTTGCAACGCCCCATCTACCTTCTCCCGCTTAATGGAACAAGTGCTGAAAGGTTTGCACTGGGAGATGTTGTTGGTATATTTGgatgatgttattgtttttgGCAAGGACTTCAAACAGGTGCTGTCAAGACTGAGAACAGTGTTTGACAGATTTCGAGAGGCCGGCCTGAAGTTGAAACCCTCCAAGTGTCATTTCTTTAAGAGACAGGTGTCTTATCTTGGGCACACTGTATCAGTGGAAGGAGTGAGTACAGATCCTCAAAAGGTAGACAGTGTGAGAGATTGGCCCATACCCAAGAATGTGAGTGAGGTTCGAAGCTTTTTGGGACTTGCGTCATACTACAGACGCTTCATTAAAGATTTTGCCAATATTGCCAGACCCCTCCATAGTCTGACAGAGAAGAATTCTAACTTCATGTGGAATACAGAGTGTGATGAGGCTTTCATCCTGCTGAAGGAAGAGTTGATTTCAGCCCCTATTCTTGCCTATCCAAGTCACACAGAGCTGTTTATTTTAGACACAGATGCAAGCAACTTTGCCATGGGTGCGGTATTATCTCAGGTCCAAGATGGCAGTGAAAAAGTTATTGCGTACGCTAGCAAGACCCTTTCTAAACAAGAAAGAAACTACTGCGTCACAAGACGAGAGTTGCTTGCTGTTGTCACTTTCATCAAGTATTTTCGCCATTATCTCTATGGGCGGGAATTTTTGATCCGCACAGATCATGTCTCCCTACGCTGGCTCCTAAATTTCAAGGATCCAGAAGGACAGTTGGCAAGATGGCTGGGGGttttgagtgagtatgattttaggATTGAGCATCGCCCTGGCAAGAAGCACGGCAATGCTGACGGTATGTCAAGGAAGCCCTGCAAACAGTGTGGAATGGAAGACACAGCAACAGGAATGTTAGCACAACTCATTATAGAGCCACAGTGGTCTTTATCTGAAATCCATACAGAACAGATGTCAGACCCAgatttgaagcccattttcatCTTGGTAGAGTCCCATGCTGCCAAACCTAAGTGGGAAGAATTGTCCAGTGAGTCAGCTACAACCAAAGTCTACTGGGGTCTATGGGATTCTTTGGAGATTGTTCAAGGGGTACTTTGCCGCAAGTGGGCAGATTCATTTGGTAATCAGAAGTCCTTATTGACAGTAGTTCCACGCTCCTTACAGAAACAGATCTTGTATGAGGCTCATTCAGGAAAGGCAGGTGGACACTTTGCCTATATGAAAACTCTGTCCAAGGTTAGAAAGAGATTTTACTGGCATGGCATGTCTGATCAGGTAAGGTCTCTTTGCTCTACCTGTAAGACTTGCGCAGCTCGACGCAAGCCTACTAGAAAATCTAAAGCACCTTTACAGCAGTACAGTGTCGGAGCACCCCTGGAGAGATTGGCAATGGACATCTTAGGACCATTTCCCGTAACAGAAAGTGGAAATAGAGTCATATGTGTGGTTGGTGACTACTACACAAAATGGGTGGAAGCTTATGCACTTCCTAACCAAGAGGCAAAGACAGTTGCTCGTGCATTAGTTGAACAATTTATTTGCAGATTTGGAGTACCACAGGAAATTCATACAGATCAAGGGCGAAATTTTGAATCAGAGCTCTTTTCTGAGATTTGCCGGATTTTTGACATCCACAAGACAAGAACCACCCCATTCAACCCAAAGTCTGATGGCATGGTCGAAAGATTTAACAAGACAGTGGTGGACATCTTAGCCAAGTATCTGGATCCCCTATGTCAACAGAAAGACTGGGACCAGAAACTACCATTTGCACTAATGGCTTACCGCAGCGCCGCCCAGGAATCTACAAAACAGACCCCAAACAAGATGATGTTCGGGAGAGAGTTGTCTATGCCTGTTGATGTGATGATACAGAATCCGTCTGTGGACAAAGTTCAAGTTGAAGACTATCCCATGAGAGTGAAAGAATACCTTTCAGACGTATGGGATAAGGCTAGGATCATCTTGAAAGATGCTGGTCACAGACAAAAGAAGAATTATGACAGAAATTTACACAGCAAATCCTTTAAAGTAGGGGACAAAGTGTGGTGCCTCTGTAACAGACGCTCCAAAGGACTTTCTCCCAAGTTACAGATGAAGTGGTCAGGGCCATTTTCCATTGTTGGAAAAATCTCTGATGTTATTTACAGAATACAGTTAGGGTCCAAGGGCAAACCTCGCGTTGTTCATTTTGACTTGCTCAAACCATATCTTGACTCTGCAGAGTAGTTACTGTAGGGATGACCACCATTTCCACACCTGAAAGTATAAAGATATACGAGAGCAGACCAAGTATGTCCAAAGCTTAACAGAGTATACAGTGTTTGGTATAGTTAGCTAGGGGTAGTTATGTGATTATTATCCTTTCAGATGCCTCGTCCTTATACGTGTCACCAGTGTCGACAGATTTTTAGCTCTTCCAGCAACCTTTCTCGACATGTTAGAGAGAAACACAGGAAGAGAGAGCGATATAGTTGCCTGGACTGTAACAGGGATTACGGCAGAAAGGAAGACATGCTGAATCATCGAAGGTTGCGTCATCGTCACAGGTCGAGTTCCCCAGTAAAAGCTCCTATTGTTATACCACCAGGGTACATCTACCAGCTGGTACCCACCAGTCAGGTCCAAGCAGCAGCCGAGGTCCAAGCACAAGTTCCTGCCCAAGCTCCAGCCAAGACACAGGCTCAAGTTTCAGCCCAAGTTCCAGTCGCTGTACATACTGCTAGCCAGTCTCCACCTTTAGTTCCCTCCCCAGACACAGCAGTCGGAGCGGCAGCCTTACCGGAAACACAGCATGACAGTGACTGGGAAGATGTAGAAGACATCCTCCTAGAAGGAATAGCAGACGCGGAGAAGATGGAGAAGGGGACATACATGCCCACAGCCATgtgttcctcctcctcctcgtGCGATGAGGAAGCACAGCCTCCCCAGCCTAGAGGAAAGGCTATAAGACTACAAGAGGTGGAGGATATAAGTGATGAAGAGGTATCCCATGGGCCTATTAAAACCATAGTCATCACCAAGACCTTCCACCGAGATGGGCGGCTGCTGAGCATACATCGGGAGGAAACTTATTATTAGTGTTAATAAATTATCTAGAACTGGAATAATTTTTTTAGACttatatttttgtacatttgtatttttgccTTACCAGGAGGATTAAGGCTAGGGAGTGGGCAGTGTAACAAAAATTCATGTCTATTCATGGCTTCAAGTACCGAGATAATCAATTTCTCAGCCATCACAGTGAATCCAGCCAAGATATCAGCCTTATGCTGTATCTAATTAAGATGACCTACCTTTTGTGCAGTCAGCTTCCAAGCTACAGTATCAGGTATAACAGTAAATTACGGCACAAGTAACGTCAGTCATGTTTACAGTCGCCATCTTGAATTCCCTGACGTCACGTTTGCGTGTCATGTGACCTTATGTCACCTATAAATAGAGCTGTCAAGGTTAAAGTCGGGGCGGCAAATTTGACTTCTCAAGCAAGGTAGGGTTCCAGGGTTACGTCACAGCTTAATTCTCATTTTCGTATTATGGGATAcctttattgtataaatttTAATTAACTAGGATATTGTTAACACTTGGTCTGCTCTCTAAGGATCTAGCTGTAGTTACGTGATTATTGTGGTTTTATTTTCAACCTTGTGGAGATCCGGATTCATTCCGGCAGATCCCTTCCGACGGATTCATTCCGACGGATTCATTCCGACGGATTATCCTTGGCTTATGGGAATCAAGTGTACAaattacagatacagatacactcacagtcacagttgtatATTGCAAGTCAAGCATGGTTTATCGCCTGTAGGAAATATTACAGTTTAATTTAATGTTGACAGTCGCTGATTGTCTTCGCGATGCGGGGGGTCCAAGGTCATTCCGACATGCTATGTGGGATTTAGCCTTATTCATACTCGTATCACATTTTGACAGCTGTTGGAGGTGTGGCCTCCTTGTCATTCATTCCGGATCACGTGACTTCCGGAATACGTTGTTTACATTATCTGGATCCAGTTCCGGTTGCCGCAAGTTCATTCACTTTCCAGTTTCAAAGTTTATTATACAGTTTAATTCATTTAACAGCCAAGAGTCTCAGTCAAGACTGTCATACAGCAAGGCAAGATTTCTGCAACCACGAAGACACGGGTTGACAAGCAAGATATCCAGTCCTGATGACTGACAAGGTGACAGTTTCGAGAtcgtgtattttcagtttagtgCTCATTAAATAAAATCGTTATTGGAACTTTATCTACTTGTTGTGTGATCCTTCTGCATATCGCCAGTTTCTTCATTCTTTGCATCTTAggtccttgtgatatattttcactgaactTCGTCTCCGAACTctggtatttattttgtcacattttgtgactgGTGGCAGCATCCATTATATTTGTGTAGTTTGTCTACTAGTATTTTGACTAGTCTTTGGCCGTTCCGTTACAATACATTGCAATCATGGATCTATCAACCAGTTATGAACATCTACCCTTTCCCCCTACTTCCATCTTCTGTCACTCTCTAGTTTTCCTTCTCTCCTTTCCTGTCAGCGTCCTACTGGGAGATACATGACCATCCTTGAACCCCTGTCTGAGCTGCCCACCCCTTCCACCTCTCTCCCTGCCCCACTCTCTACCCCCATCCTCCGTGATGCCCCCCACTTCGTGGATATCAGCCTGGATGACGATACTCCAACTCAGTCCCCAGTTCGAGTCTTTCTGTCACGTGTGTCTGGATTCTTGAGAAGAGTGTTCCAtgtcaagatggacgcttagagtgacatcttacaattgtttggattcttgaggagtgtgTGTAAGATGAACGctgagagtgacatcttgcagatGTTTGGATTCTTAAGGAGTGTATAtgagatggacgcttagagtgacatcttccAATTGTTTGGTTTCTTAaggagtgtgtttaagatggacgctgagagtgacatcttacaattgtttggattcttgaggagtgtgtttaagatggacgcttagagtgatgTCTTGCgattgtttggattcttgaggagtgtgTGATGGATGCTTAGAGTGACATTTTACAATTGTTTGGATTCTTCAGGAGTGTGCGTAAGATgtacgcttagagtgacatcttgcagttgtttggattcttgaggagtgtgttcaagatggacgcttagagtgacatcttgatCTTGAGGAGTGTGTTCAACTCGGTCCAAGAGAGTGACATCTTGCCACTTTTGAAGTTGTGCCATATAATTAATGAttaacaattccactgaatcCTA
The nucleotide sequence above comes from Haliotis asinina isolate JCU_RB_2024 chromosome 5, JCU_Hal_asi_v2, whole genome shotgun sequence. Encoded proteins:
- the LOC137283672 gene encoding uncharacterized protein gives rise to the protein MNSYTQALDLVIRFPLNFDIWAPPRQRPTGRYMTILEPLSELPTPSTSLPAPLSTPILRDAPHFVDISLDDDTPTQSPVRVFLSRVSGFLRRVFHVKMDA